Genomic segment of Phycisphaerales bacterium:
AGGAACGATCCTCATGAGTACCCGAGAAGCCGAAATCCGCGAGCACGTTTCGCAGGCCTACACCAGGGCCGTCACCACGCCTGGCGGCGGTTGCTGCGGCGGAATGAAACCCGAGCAGAAAGGCGTCGCGGTCAAGTGCGCCGGCTATGGCGAAGACCTCGCCGACCTGCCCGCCGACGCCGTCGAGAATTCCTTCGGATGCGGCAACCCGCTGGCCTTTAGCGAGGTTCGCGTCGGCGACACCGTCATCGATCTGGGCAGCGGCGCGGGCATCGACCTGCTCATCGCCGCGAAGAAGACCGGGCCCACCGGCCGCGTCATCGGCATCGACATGACCGACGCGATGATCGCTCGCGCCAACGCCAACATCGCCGACGCCGGCGTAAGCGACTACGTCGAGGTCCGCAAGGGTCTCATCGAGAACCTGCCCGTGGACAGCGGCACGGTGGACTGGGTCATCTCCAACTGCGTCATCAATCTCTCGCCCGAGAAGGACAAGGTGTTCGCCGAGATCGCCCGCGTTCTCAAGCCCGGCGGCCGCATGCTGGTGTCCGACATCGTCGTCGACAGCCTGCCCGAAGAACTCCGGCGTAACCAGGCACTGTACAACTCCTGCGTCGCCGGCGCGATCAGCGAGAAGGACTATCTCGCCGGCCTGCGCAAGGCCGGACTCACCGACGTCGAGGTCAGGAAGCGCCACGTCTACGACGACTGCCAGCTTGAAGCCCTCATCGAAAGCGAGATCGTTGAACCGAGCGAGCGCAAGAGCGGCTGTGGATGTGGCTGCGCAGCTCCAGTGGATGTCGATGTCGCCCAGATGGCCACCCGCGCCGCCGGCAAGGTCGCCAGCATCAGTGTGTACGCCCGCAAGGCCTGAGCGAATCAGCCGCGAAGAGGCAGAGAGTTCAGCCGCAAAGAGGCACAGAAGGCACAAGAGGCAGTTGATCAGATAGCCGTCTTGCGCCTTTTGTGCCTCTTCGCGGCGAGCCGGATTTGCGGCCGGCTGAGTCCGCCTAGCATGGTCCATGCGACACTTTCTCACCACCGCCGACTGGTCCCGCGATGATCTCCAGCGCCTTCTCGACGAAGCCAAGCGCCTCAAGGCCGATCCGATTCAGCCGCGTCTGAAAGACAAGACCATCGCCCTGCTGTTCTTCAATCCCTCGCTGCGCACGCGGAGCAGTTTCGAGATCGGCGCATTCCACCTCGGCGCCCACGCCGTCGTTCTCGAGCCCGGCAAGGGCGCCTGGCCGATCGAGTTCGAAGAAGGCGTCGTGATGGACAAAGAGCCCGAAGAGCACATCGCCGAAGTCGCGCGCGTGCTCTCGCGCTATTGCGACGCCATCGGCGTGCGGGCGTTCCCCAAGTTCATCGACTGGTCGATCGACCGGCAGGACCGCGTCATCAACCAGTTCGCCCGCTACGCCACCGTGCCCGTCATCAACATGGAGACCATCACCCACCCCTGCCAGGAGATGGCGCTCATGCTCGCTCTGCAGGAGCGATTCGCCGGCCAGTGCGATGGCAAGAAGTTCGTGCTCACCTGGACCTACCACCCCAAGCCGCTCAACACCGCCGTCGCCAATTCGGCCCTGATCATCGCCGCCAAGTTCGGCATGGATGTGACCCTGCTCTGCCCCACGCCCGAGTACGCCCTCGACGAGCGCTACATGACGCTGGCCAGGCAGTACACGAGCGAGAACGGCCGCAGCCTCACCATGACCCACGACATCGAAGCGGCCTACAAGGGCGCCGACATCGTCTACGCCAAAAGCTGGGGCGCGCTGCCGTACTTTGGCAAGTGGGAGCCCGAGAAGCCGATCCGCGACAAGCACAAGCACTTCATCGTCGATGAAAAGAAGATGGCCCTGACCAACCGCGGCCTCTTCAGCCACTGCCTTCCCGTGCGCCGCAACGTCAAAGTCACCGACGGCGTACTCAATTCACCCAACTGCATCGCCATCGAAGAGGCGGAGAATCGCCTGCACGTGCAAAAGGCGATCATGGATGAACTCATCAACCGCACGTGATCGGGCATCCAACTTCCAACCCAAAGACACCACGGCACAAAGACACAAAGATAACCTCGAATTTGATTGGAAGGGCTCAGCAATCCCTTTGTGCCTTCGTGACTTTGTGGCGTTGTATTGAGCGTTCACGTCCCGACTGGAATGAGCGTGGCCGATTCGCAGTTCCATCCTGAGTTTCTCGCCGCTCTGCGCGACGCGAAGCACATCGCCATCCTCACCGGCGCCGGCGTCTCAGCCGAGAGCGGCGTGCCGACTTTTCGCGATGCGCTCACCGGCCTGTGGGCGAAGTTCGACCCGATGCAGCTCGCCACGCCCGAGGCCTTCTCGCGCGACCCGGCGACCGTCACGCGCTGGTACGACGAGCGGCGACTGAACGTACTCAAGTGCGCGCCGAACCCGGCGCATCTTGCGCTGGCGCAGTGGCAGCGATCATGCGCCGCGGCCGGCCGAACCTTCACGCTCATCACGCAGAACGTCGATCGGCTCCACCAGGCGGCGGGAAGCACCGACGTCATCGAAATCCACGGCTCGCTCATCGAGTGGCGCTGTCTCATCACTCAGCGGGTGCATGAGTTTCGAGAAGGGCCCTTCCCGCAGTATCCGCCGCGCTCCGAGGCCGGGGGGCTGCTGCGACCCAACGTCGTGTGGTTTGGTGAGGCGCTGCCCGAGGAGGCTGCCCGCGCCGCGGAGCACGCCGCCGGCTTCTGCGATGTCTTCATCTCGATCGGCACCAGCGCCGTCGTCTACCCCGCCGCCGGCTACCTCCACCTCGCCAAGTCGTCGGGCGCCATCACCGCCGAGATCAATCGCGATCCCACGCCGGCAACCGACGTGGTGGATTACGCCATGCGGGGGCAGGCGGGAACGATTCTCCCGGCGTTGCTGCAGGCTCTGCAGACCTGATGCTGCCGCCGCTCTCTCCGCGCGATGCCGTGCGGACCGCGGGCTGTCTTCCCTACCATGCCATTCCATGAATGCTGAATCATCCCAGCAGCGAACCGCGCGCCTCGCCCAACTCGACCACGCCCACGTCTGGCATCCCTTCACGCCGATGCGGCAGTGGCGCCAGGCCGAGCCGATCATCATCGACGCGGCCGAGGGCGATGAACTCATTGACACCGAGGGTCGTCGCTACATCGACGGCGTGAGTTCGCTCTGGTGCAACATGCACGGCCACCGCGTGCCCGAGATCGACGCCGCCATCCGCGCCCAACTTGATCGCGTGGCGCACAGCACGATGCTGGGGCTTGCTTCGACGCCGTCCATCGAACTGGCCGCGCGCCTCGTCCACGCGGCTCAGCGTCTCAATGAGGCGCGGCGCCGGAGCGATCTTCCCGATCGCGCGCCGCTCAATAAGGTCTTCTACTCCGACGCCGGCGCGACCGCAACGGAACTGGCCATCAAAATGGCCGTGGGACGCCAGCACCACACCGGCCACCCGGGCCGCAAGACCATCATCGCCTTCAGCGGCGCGTACCACGGCGACACGGTCGGCGCCATGAGCGTGGGCTACAGCGAAACCTTTCACCGGCCGTTCTCATCGCTTACGTTCAGCACCGTCTTCGCGCCGGCGCCGGATGTGACCAACGCCCCCGAGGCAAGAGACATCGACTGGCCATGGCACGACGAGTCGCTTCGCCAGGAGGTGCGCGACCGCTGCCTGAATCAACTCGACGCCATTCTCGATGCGCACGCGGGCTCGATCGCCGCCGTGATGATTGAGCCGCTCGTGCAGGGCGCTGCAGGGATCGTCACTCATCCGCCCGGATTTCTTGCCGGCGTGGCCCGTCGCTGCGAGCAGCGCGGCATCCCGCTGATTGCCGATGAAGTCGCCGTAGGCTTCTGCCGCACCGGCACGCTCTTTGCCTGCGAGCACGAGGGCGTCGTTCCCGACATTCTCTGCCTGGCCAAGGGCATAAGCGGCGGCTACCTGCCGCTGGCCGCGACGTTGTGCACCGATGAAATCGAGCAGGCGTTCTGCGGCGAGCCGTGGGAGCACAAGACGCTCTACCACGGACACACGTACACCGGCAATCCGCTCGGCTGCGCTGCGGCGCTGGCCAATCTCGATCTCATCGAGCAGCGCGACACCTGCGCCAACGTGCAGCGCAACGCAGCAAGCATGAGCCGGTCCCTGGCGCTGCTGCGCGATCATCCCCACGTCGGCGACGTGCGGCAGTGCGGCGTGATGGTCGGCATCGATCTCGTCGCTTCGCGCAGGCCGCGCGTGCCGCTGAACCCGCGCGCCCGCACCGGACACGCCGTCTGCGCCGCCGCCCGGCCGCGCGGGCTGATCATCCGGCCGCTGGGCGACACGATCATTCTCAACCCCATGCCGGGCATGAAGGCCGATACACTTGAGAGGATGATGCGGATCGTCATCGACACCATCGGCGATTTCGATTTTGCCGCTTCGGCGGACTGACCGCGGCGGCACGGAGATCTGCATGCTCGTCGCCCTCATGATCGACGAAGAGATTGGCCGATGCGAGCGCGACTGGTTCAATCGCACCGTGGTCGGGCTCATCTCCGCGCGGCAGCGCGTCGTGCGCCTGCTGCCCGACACCATGCCCGACGATCCGCGCGTAGCGCTGACGCCGCGCCTGGCCTACCGCGCTTCGGGCCTGCCGTGGACGCTCAGCGCCTCGATCCGCCAGATGGCTGAATCGCTCCAGTCGCCAAAGCCCGATGTCATTCACGCGATCGGCGCCGGCGCGTGGCGCGGAGCGATGACGCTGGCCGGGCTGCTCGATTGCCCGGTGGCGCTCTCCGTCTGGTCGCGCGAGGAGGCGCGGGCGGCACAGCGGCATGCATCATCGGCGCACCTCGGCGCGGTTCTGCCCGCGGGCGAAGCGCTGGCGCGCCTCTGCGGCCGCGGCGTGCCGCGCGAACTCATACAGACGGTTCCGATCGGCGTGTACGTCGCGCCCGAGCCGCACCGCATTCTGGCGCAGGTCGAGTTCAGCGTCGCGGTGGTCCTCGCCGGCCGCGGCGCGCCCTACAGCGCCATTGAAGGCGTGATCGACGGCTTTGCCATGGTGGCGCCGGACTTCCGCCAGGTAACGGTGTTTGCCGACCTCGATGAAGCCGTCAAAGCCCGGGCCTGGCGCCGCGCCGGCGACCGGTCGGTGCGCGACCAGTTCAGCCTCATCCCCGACGTGCTCGAACACCGCGAACTGGTGCTCTCGGCAAGCGTCCTCGCCGTGCCCTTCGCCACGGGGCGCAACAACAGTTTCCTGCTGCAGGCGATGGCGGCGCCCATGGCCACGATCGCCGTCCCCGACCCGTACATCGACGTGCTCTATGGCCAGGACGCGGCCACCCTCCTCGAACACATTGAGCCCGCGGCGTGGGCCACGGCGCTGCGGCGGCTGCTCTCAAGCCCGGACGCCGCCCGGGAACGCGCGGAAAGTGCGCGTCGCATCATCGCCCAGCGCCACTCCATGAGCGCCCAGAGCGACCTGCTCTGCGCCACCTACGAGCGCATGGTCACCGGCGGAAACGTCACCCTTTCGGCCTGAAACGGCGCCCCGGTGGTCCGTCGCGCCAAATTTGCGGCGGAAAAAACTTTTAGTTGTAAATCAAAGCGGCCGCGTCAGTTACGCAATGTCAATCGGCATATGCCTTGTTTTTCATATTGCGTCGGCTCAAGTTTGTCCGATTTTTGGAATGATCATCTTTCTCCCCTCCGCCCCGTTGCCGCCTTGTGTGGCAACGGGGTTTTTCATCTGGGGCAGGGAGAATCGGCCGGCGGCGCCGCGCTATGCCCGGATCAACTGCTGCAGTTTGCGCGGCGACTCGCCCTGGCCCGTGCGGATACTCAGCCGCACCGCCTCGCACACCGCCAGCGTGGACGGCTGAGGGTAGGGCTCGCGCGGCACGCGACGGGGATCCAGGATCGCGTCGATCTCATCGGCCAGCAGGTCCGCCGGGGCGGCCGCGGCGCCGCGAGCCGACGGCCGCTCGAAGCGGTTCTGCTCCATCACGGCGCCGGCCGGATCGACCCACTCCAGGTCGTGATCGGTCATGCGGACGCAGCCGTTCTCGGCCAGGACGGTGACGCCCCGGGCCCACGTCCCGCCGCAGTCGCTCACGTGGATGCTCGCGCAGCAGTTCTGCGCAAAGCGGGCGTTGACGGTGATGTGGCCGTGCAATTCGCGCAGGGTCTCGGGCTGGTTCGAGGTCGGCCCGCTCATGGCGGCGTCGAGCAGTTCGATGGGCCCGCAGAGGCGCTCGACGGTATCGACCGCGTCAGTCAGTCGCGCGTAGAGCGAGCCGCGCGAGCCGCGGCAGCGCATCATCACGTTCACCGATCGGATCGCACCGAGGTTCTCGCGCAGATCGTCAAACAGGCGCATCGGCGCGCTGTGGCGCATGGCGGGCACGAGCCACACCGGCGACTTCACGCCCTCGAGCGATGCGTCGGAAATGCCGTCGGCGATCGGCTCAAGCGTGAGCGTGGCGCTGGCTTTGTCAAAGATGGTCTTTCGCTCATCGCGGACAATGCCGCCCAGCGTGAGCAGCACGAGCACATCGTGCGATACGTGGTGCACGGCCTGGCGCAGGTCATCGGTCTTCTCGGCCTGGAAGCGCGTCGAGAGTTCGGCCGCCGCGGCGGGGTTGGGCGCGCCGATGGCCGCGAGGTCCAGCCGCGTCGCCTGGCGCCATTCATCGATGAGATCGGCGTGCTCCGCCTCGCACCAGATGATGGCCCGCCGACCCGTCGGCGTTGCCGCAACGCCGTCACCATCGACTTTGGACACTTCGGCCATGCCACAGTGTATCGAGGCCAGGGCGCGGCTGCCGCGAACCAGCGCAGCGCGGAGCGACTATCATCTCGTGTCGCCGCGGATGCGACGATCGCTCCGGGAGCACGCTTCCGGGGAGGAAAGTCCGAGCACGGCAGGACACGGTGATGGGTAACACCCACCGGCTCGAACAGGGCGCTTCGGCGCCGCGGTCGCGGGCCAGGGAAAGTGCCACAGAAAACACACCGCCGATGATTGGGCCCCGCGCCCGAAACAGGCAAGGGTGAAAAGGTGCGGTAAGAGCGCACCGCCCGATTGGTGACAATCGGGGCATGGCAAACCCCACCGCGTGCAAGGTCGCACAGTTCCCGGCTGGTCCGGCCAATGGGAACGGGTAGACCGCTGCGTGACGGCGCTTCGGCGTTTTCACGCCCCGTCGCGGCAACGCGCCGGGCAGAGAAATGATCGTCCCGCGCCGGCCGCGAGCCCCCGTCAAGGAGCAGGCCAGCGCGGAACAGAACTCGGCTTACCATCCGCTGCCGACCGTTCACTGCACACGCCTTGATGACCTCAATGCGTGTGTCGGTGCGCGCTGATCCAGTCGGACGTTTAGCGCTTGAGCACCAAGACGCAAAGGCACAAAGACACGAAGAAGAACTGAATCGGAGTGAACCGGGGGCGCTGATTTCGATTCAATTCAAAACTGGCATTCTGATTTGTGACGTCGTGCCGTTGTGACTTTGTGCTGAATGTGTTGGACCCCCGACGACCGCTCACGTTGCTCCGCGATCTCCGCGCCTCCGCGTGAGGTCTCACACCTCGACGCGTGGCCGATACTCGCCGAGCCGGGTGCCGTGGTCTGGAGGGAGGCTTTGCGACCGGAAGGCCACGCGGGGGCGGTGGGAGGTTCGTTGACCTTGTTCGTCAATCGTGCGATCGCGTGGCCTGCGCTCCCGGAGCGTCGCTTAGACCACGGCACCCGGCGGAGTAGGATCTCTCGATGGAGAAGCGGCGCCATCGCAAGCGATACGAGCACGGCGGTGATGCGCGATACCTTACGTTCTCGTGCTTTCGCAGACTCCCTCTGTTTGGCAATGACCGGATCAAAGATGCATTCGCGGAGCATCTCGAAATCCGGCGACAGCGCGATGGGTTCCGACTCATCGCGTGGGTCATCATGCCGGAACACGTTCATCTGCTGCTGGTCCCGGCGCCGACACAGGAGTTGCCGCCCGTACTGCGCGGCCTCAAGGAGCCATTCGCCAGGATGATGCTCAAAACCTGGCGCGAACTCAACGCGCCAATACTGTCGCGGCTGGTTGATTCGCGAGGATTGACACGATTCTGGCAGCGCGGTGGAGGCTATGACCGGAACATCGTGAGCGAGCACGAGTTGTTGGAAAAGACCGAGTACATTCACAACAACCCCATGCGCCGCAGCCTCGTGGAAAAGGCGACGGCTTGGCCATGGTTGTCGGCACGCTGGTACGCAGGAGACCGTGGCGGGCCAGTCTCAATTGATCCGCTGCGGCCATAGTTCATCGGGGTGCCGTGGTCTGGAGGGAGGCTTTGCGACCGGAAGGCCACGCGGGGGCGCGGTGAGTGGGCCGTTCTGGCTGCGCGTCTATCGCGCTGTCGCGTGGCCTTCCCTCACAGAGCTTCGGTCAGGCCTCGGCACCCTGCTCAGAGTCGTTCGCCTGTTTGCTGCGCGATCGCGTGGCCTGCGCTCTCAGAGCATCGCTTAGACCACGGCACCCTAACGCCGACTCACACTTCCACGCGCGGCCGATACTCGCCGAGCATTTCGGGAAGTAGGCCGTCGTTGGCGAGGTGGAAGTGGAGCATCGCCAGGGCGGTGATGGCCGCGCGCTGGCGGATCATCTCGCGATTGCCAGGGAAGACGAACCGCCGCACGTGCGAACTCGGCTCGCCGTCTTCGTCGATGAACGCCAGGGCGACAAAGACGGTGCCGACGGGCTTAGCGCTGCTGCCGCCGTCGGGCCCGGCGATGCCGGTGATCGCCAGGGCAAAGCTCGAGCCGCTCTGGGCCAGCGCGCCGATGGCCAGCTGGTCCGCCGTGAGCCCCGACACGGCGCCGTGCTGCTCGATGGTCTCGGGCGCGACATCGAGCAGGTCGATCTTGAACTCGTTGCTGTAGGTCACCCAGCCGCCGCGGTAGACGGCGCTGGCCCCGGAAACTTCGGTCACCATCGAGCCCAGCAAGCCGCCGGTGCATGATTCGGCGGTGGCGAGGCTGGCACTGCGCGCCGCCAGTTGGCGCACGACCACGCCGGCGAGCGTGTCATCATCCTTGCCGAAGGCGTAGACGCCCAGGCGATCGCGAACCGTGCGCGCCGCGGTCACGACGAGGTCTTCCACGTCCGGCCCCGATCCGTCGGCGCGGATGCGCACGCTGACGACAAAGTCGCGCACGAGCGTGCCGACGACGGGCTGGGCGTCGCGCTGCATGAGGTCTTCGATCATTTCGCCGACTTTGCTTTCGGCGAGGCTCACGCTGTGGATCCAGGTGGTGAGGCAGCGCTGAGCGCCGTTGGTCAGTTGGCGCAGCGCCGGCTCGACGTGCTCGGCCCACATGTGCTTCATCTCGCCGGGCACGCCGGGCATGACGAACACGCGGGCCTCGCCGATCTGCGCGCGCAAGCCTGGAGCCGTGCCCAGAGCGTTGGGGATCAGGGCCGCCGAGGTCGGCCGCTGCACCTGCTGGAGGTTGCGGCGGGGCATGTCCATACCTCGCTTCTCGAAGCGCACCTTGAGCAGCGTCAGGGCCCGCTCATCCGTTTCGAGGCTTTCGCCCATCGCGTCGGCCAGCGCCTGCCGCGTCAGA
This window contains:
- the arsM gene encoding arsenite methyltransferase, with protein sequence MSTREAEIREHVSQAYTRAVTTPGGGCCGGMKPEQKGVAVKCAGYGEDLADLPADAVENSFGCGNPLAFSEVRVGDTVIDLGSGAGIDLLIAAKKTGPTGRVIGIDMTDAMIARANANIADAGVSDYVEVRKGLIENLPVDSGTVDWVISNCVINLSPEKDKVFAEIARVLKPGGRMLVSDIVVDSLPEELRRNQALYNSCVAGAISEKDYLAGLRKAGLTDVEVRKRHVYDDCQLEALIESEIVEPSERKSGCGCGCAAPVDVDVAQMATRAAGKVASISVYARKA
- a CDS encoding N-acetylornithine carbamoyltransferase, whose product is MRHFLTTADWSRDDLQRLLDEAKRLKADPIQPRLKDKTIALLFFNPSLRTRSSFEIGAFHLGAHAVVLEPGKGAWPIEFEEGVVMDKEPEEHIAEVARVLSRYCDAIGVRAFPKFIDWSIDRQDRVINQFARYATVPVINMETITHPCQEMALMLALQERFAGQCDGKKFVLTWTYHPKPLNTAVANSALIIAAKFGMDVTLLCPTPEYALDERYMTLARQYTSENGRSLTMTHDIEAAYKGADIVYAKSWGALPYFGKWEPEKPIRDKHKHFIVDEKKMALTNRGLFSHCLPVRRNVKVTDGVLNSPNCIAIEEAENRLHVQKAIMDELINRT
- a CDS encoding NAD-dependent deacylase; this encodes MADSQFHPEFLAALRDAKHIAILTGAGVSAESGVPTFRDALTGLWAKFDPMQLATPEAFSRDPATVTRWYDERRLNVLKCAPNPAHLALAQWQRSCAAAGRTFTLITQNVDRLHQAAGSTDVIEIHGSLIEWRCLITQRVHEFREGPFPQYPPRSEAGGLLRPNVVWFGEALPEEAARAAEHAAGFCDVFISIGTSAVVYPAAGYLHLAKSSGAITAEINRDPTPATDVVDYAMRGQAGTILPALLQALQT
- the bioA gene encoding adenosylmethionine--8-amino-7-oxononanoate transaminase yields the protein MNAESSQQRTARLAQLDHAHVWHPFTPMRQWRQAEPIIIDAAEGDELIDTEGRRYIDGVSSLWCNMHGHRVPEIDAAIRAQLDRVAHSTMLGLASTPSIELAARLVHAAQRLNEARRRSDLPDRAPLNKVFYSDAGATATELAIKMAVGRQHHTGHPGRKTIIAFSGAYHGDTVGAMSVGYSETFHRPFSSLTFSTVFAPAPDVTNAPEARDIDWPWHDESLRQEVRDRCLNQLDAILDAHAGSIAAVMIEPLVQGAAGIVTHPPGFLAGVARRCEQRGIPLIADEVAVGFCRTGTLFACEHEGVVPDILCLAKGISGGYLPLAATLCTDEIEQAFCGEPWEHKTLYHGHTYTGNPLGCAAALANLDLIEQRDTCANVQRNAASMSRSLALLRDHPHVGDVRQCGVMVGIDLVASRRPRVPLNPRARTGHAVCAAARPRGLIIRPLGDTIILNPMPGMKADTLERMMRIVIDTIGDFDFAASAD
- a CDS encoding transposase — encoded protein: MEKRRHRKRYEHGGDARYLTFSCFRRLPLFGNDRIKDAFAEHLEIRRQRDGFRLIAWVIMPEHVHLLLVPAPTQELPPVLRGLKEPFARMMLKTWRELNAPILSRLVDSRGLTRFWQRGGGYDRNIVSEHELLEKTEYIHNNPMRRSLVEKATAWPWLSARWYAGDRGGPVSIDPLRP
- a CDS encoding CinA family nicotinamide mononucleotide deamidase-related protein, which produces MSAITAGILTIGDELTSGDRVDTNSTWLSEQLLGLGIETAFHLALPDDRRSIADSIAESGRRVGVLLITGGLGPTEDDLTRQALADAMGESLETDERALTLLKVRFEKRGMDMPRRNLQQVQRPTSAALIPNALGTAPGLRAQIGEARVFVMPGVPGEMKHMWAEHVEPALRQLTNGAQRCLTTWIHSVSLAESKVGEMIEDLMQRDAQPVVGTLVRDFVVSVRIRADGSGPDVEDLVVTAARTVRDRLGVYAFGKDDDTLAGVVVRQLAARSASLATAESCTGGLLGSMVTEVSGASAVYRGGWVTYSNEFKIDLLDVAPETIEQHGAVSGLTADQLAIGALAQSGSSFALAITGIAGPDGGSSAKPVGTVFVALAFIDEDGEPSSHVRRFVFPGNREMIRQRAAITALAMLHFHLANDGLLPEMLGEYRPRVEV